CATCGTTCTTAAAGGTCTGAGCACCACAATCTGTATGGTGAAGAACTACGATTTCACGTGTCCCCATCTGTTGTTGGGAAATGACCAAAGAACGAATCATATCTTCCGTAACACGACCACCCGCATTACGCAAAATATGGGCGTCACCTAGTGCCAACCCTAAGGCCTGGGCAACGTGAAGGCGTGAATCCATACAAGTCACAATAGCCACCTTAGTCTTAGGTTTCAAGGGAAGATGGGCTGTCCCGTGAAGATTAACATAGGCTTTGTTGGCATTGAGAAAGTTTTCAAAATAGGACATAATAACTCACTTTCTAACGGAGAACTAATTTGACATTCAAATTATTTACAGTCTATCTTATCATCTTTTTCTTAACTTGTCAGCTATCAACTTCTTTAAGTAAAAAAGAGAGTCCTACCTATCGAGGTTACTCTCCTTTATTTTATGAACGTTTTGGTAAGCATCTATAAGTAAGCCTGCGAAGGTTTGAAGGTTGAGACTTTGAACGTAGATTTCTCCTGTTCCCCTGAAGGTATTAACCACACCTTCACCTGTTCCGATAGACTGCCAGAAACCATTTTCCAAATGAATACTATAATCAATAGTCTGGCTCCAAGCAACAACATGGGCATTATCAATAGTCACTTCTTGATTGTTTAGCACAATTTTTTAATAGAACCGTAAGCATTGGCCAAAAGAGTCCCTTGACCTTGGGTCGTCATAACGAAGAATCCTCCCTGGCCACCAAGGAGAGCCTTACCGATCGATTGGGTTTCCATTGTAT
This region of Streptococcus thermophilus genomic DNA includes:
- a CDS encoding beta-class carbonic anhydrase, which gives rise to MSYFENFLNANKAYVNLHGTAHLPLKPKTKVAIVTCMDSRLHVAQALGLALGDAHILRNAGGRVTEDMIRSLVISQQQMGTREIVVLHHTDCGAQTFKNDEFTAYLNKELGVDVSDQDFLPFTDVEESVREDMAILRQSPLIPKDVIISGAVYDVDTGRMTQVFP